In Arthrobacter sp. PAMC25284, a single genomic region encodes these proteins:
- a CDS encoding DNA topoisomerase (ATP-hydrolyzing) subunit A, with protein sequence MARRQTTPPAGDASPDFVENIVDIDVTSEMEGSFLEYAYSVIYSRALPDARDGLKPVQRRILYMMSEMGLRPDRGHVKSARVVGEVMGKLHPHGDTAIYDAMVRMAQGFSLRLPLIDGHGNFGSLDDGPAAPRYTEARLAAAALTLTDHLDEDVVDFVPNYDNQLTQPEVLPAAFPNLLVNGATGIAVGMATNMAPHNLVEVIAAARHLIAHPDATLEDLMRFIPGPDLPTGGRIVGLDGIRDAYATGRGSFKTRAKVEIEQLSARRTGLVVTELPYMVGPEKVIEKIKDAVNGKKLTGISDVVDLTDRKHGLRLVIELKNGFNPTAVLQQLYRFTPMEDSFGINNVTLVDGQPQTLGLVPLLTVYVEHRITVVRRRTAFRLGKKKDRLHLVEGLLIAIVDIDEVIQIIRSSDEAAEARARLMSIYDLSEIQANYILELRLRQLTKYSRIELEKEQDELRREIAELEAILASPELLRGLVSDELASIAEKYGTPRRTVLLESEAVSPTVAAALAAAPGAKGKAAPLALEITDDPCWAILTASGQIARTANQDSLAEAGPRTRHDVFTSVLNTSARGEIAAVTSQGRMLRLQVMDMPVLPPTSGTPNMAGGVPAKDFITLLKGESLVSFAPLDQVLAIGTAQGVVKRVQPDYPLNREDWEVIALKDKDTVVGVAPAGSDDDDLIFLTRQAQLLRFSASVVRPQGRTAGGMAGIKLAAGDRVLFFGATAPADAAAVVVTIAGTDGALPGTAPGAAKVTALNEYPAKGRATAGVRAHRFLKGEDTLLIAWAGHGPAKASSSAGVARSLPGEHGRRDGSGIPLSQAIDAIGPSMAWEPAPGAND encoded by the coding sequence ATGGCCCGCCGCCAAACCACGCCCCCCGCCGGGGACGCCAGCCCTGATTTCGTCGAAAACATCGTCGATATCGATGTCACTTCCGAGATGGAAGGCTCGTTCCTGGAGTACGCCTATTCGGTGATCTACTCCAGGGCCCTCCCGGATGCCCGCGACGGCCTGAAACCCGTCCAGCGGCGCATCCTGTACATGATGAGCGAGATGGGGCTCCGCCCGGACCGCGGCCATGTCAAGAGTGCCCGCGTGGTGGGCGAGGTCATGGGCAAGCTGCATCCGCACGGCGACACCGCGATCTACGACGCCATGGTGCGGATGGCACAGGGCTTCTCCCTCCGGCTGCCGCTGATCGACGGCCACGGAAACTTCGGCTCGCTCGACGACGGTCCGGCCGCCCCGCGATATACCGAGGCACGGCTCGCGGCGGCGGCACTGACCCTGACCGACCACCTCGACGAGGACGTCGTTGATTTCGTCCCGAACTACGACAACCAGCTCACCCAGCCCGAGGTCCTGCCCGCGGCGTTCCCCAACCTGCTCGTGAACGGCGCCACCGGTATCGCCGTGGGCATGGCAACGAACATGGCCCCGCACAACCTGGTCGAGGTCATTGCCGCCGCCCGGCACCTCATCGCGCACCCGGACGCCACCCTCGAGGACCTGATGAGGTTCATCCCCGGCCCCGACCTCCCGACCGGCGGCCGGATCGTCGGCCTGGACGGCATTCGTGACGCCTACGCCACCGGCCGCGGCTCGTTTAAGACCCGGGCCAAGGTGGAGATTGAGCAGCTCTCGGCCCGCCGCACCGGCCTGGTGGTGACGGAGCTGCCGTACATGGTCGGGCCGGAAAAGGTCATCGAGAAAATCAAGGACGCCGTCAACGGCAAAAAGCTCACCGGCATCAGCGACGTCGTGGACCTGACAGACCGCAAGCACGGCCTGCGGCTCGTTATCGAACTCAAGAACGGGTTCAACCCCACCGCCGTCCTGCAGCAGCTCTACCGGTTCACCCCGATGGAAGACTCCTTCGGCATCAACAACGTCACACTGGTGGACGGCCAGCCGCAGACGCTCGGCCTCGTGCCGCTGCTCACCGTCTACGTGGAGCACCGCATCACCGTGGTGCGCCGGCGGACCGCCTTCCGCCTGGGCAAGAAAAAGGACCGCCTGCACCTGGTGGAGGGTCTTCTTATAGCCATCGTCGACATCGACGAGGTCATCCAGATCATCCGGTCCTCCGACGAGGCCGCCGAGGCCCGGGCCCGGCTGATGTCCATCTACGACCTCTCCGAAATCCAGGCCAACTACATCCTGGAGCTCCGGCTCCGGCAGCTCACGAAGTACTCCCGGATCGAGTTGGAGAAGGAACAGGACGAGCTGCGCCGCGAGATCGCGGAGCTCGAAGCAATCCTCGCCTCACCGGAGCTTCTCCGCGGGCTCGTGTCCGATGAGCTCGCCAGCATCGCCGAGAAATACGGCACCCCGCGCCGCACCGTACTGCTTGAATCCGAGGCGGTCTCCCCCACCGTCGCCGCCGCCCTGGCCGCGGCCCCCGGGGCAAAAGGCAAGGCCGCTCCCCTGGCCTTGGAAATCACCGACGATCCGTGCTGGGCCATCCTGACCGCCTCCGGCCAGATCGCGCGCACCGCCAACCAGGACAGCCTCGCCGAGGCAGGACCGCGGACCCGGCATGACGTCTTCACCTCGGTACTGAACACCTCGGCGCGCGGTGAGATCGCCGCCGTCACCTCCCAAGGCCGGATGCTGCGCCTGCAGGTGATGGACATGCCGGTGCTGCCGCCGACGTCCGGAACGCCGAACATGGCCGGGGGCGTCCCGGCCAAGGACTTCATCACTCTGCTCAAGGGCGAATCGCTCGTTTCTTTCGCCCCGCTGGACCAGGTCCTCGCGATCGGCACGGCCCAGGGCGTCGTCAAGCGCGTGCAGCCCGACTACCCGCTGAACCGCGAAGACTGGGAGGTGATCGCGCTCAAGGACAAGGACACCGTAGTGGGCGTGGCGCCCGCAGGTTCCGACGACGATGACCTCATTTTCCTGACCCGGCAGGCGCAACTGCTGCGCTTCAGCGCCTCAGTGGTGCGGCCGCAAGGCAGGACCGCGGGCGGAATGGCGGGAATCAAGCTGGCCGCCGGTGACCGGGTGCTGTTCTTCGGCGCCACCGCGCCGGCCGACGCGGCCGCCGTCGTTGTGACCATCGCGGGGACCGACGGCGCCTTGCCTGGCACCGCCCCGGGGGCCGCCAAGGTCACGGCACTGAACGAATACCCGGCGAAGGGGCGCGCCACTGCCGGGGTTCGGGCGCACCGCTTCCTCAAGGGCGAGGACACCCTCCTTATCGCGTGGGCCGGACACGGCCCAGCGAAGGCATCCTCCTCCGCCGGGGTGGCCCGGTCCCTGCCCGGCGAACATGGCAGGCGAGACGGATCGGGCATTCCGCTGTCCCAGGCCATCGATGCGATCGGCCCGAGCATGGCCTGGGAGCCGGCGCCCGGGGCTAATGACTAG
- a CDS encoding VOC family protein, which translates to MLKDKWVGSVLPAADITRARDFYRDKLGLEPDNPDAEDNVQYKCGDGTGFLIYQTSNAGSAKNTQIGWIVEDIAAAVAELQATGVVFEEYDFPGLKTEGGIARMPDGSAAAWFLDSEGNILSLNYMP; encoded by the coding sequence ATGCTGAAAGACAAGTGGGTCGGCTCCGTGTTGCCGGCCGCCGATATCACCCGCGCGCGCGATTTCTACCGCGACAAACTCGGGCTCGAACCGGATAACCCAGATGCCGAGGACAACGTGCAGTACAAGTGCGGCGATGGAACAGGATTTCTGATCTACCAGACGTCAAACGCCGGTTCAGCCAAGAACACACAGATCGGCTGGATCGTCGAGGACATAGCGGCCGCCGTTGCGGAGCTGCAGGCTACGGGCGTCGTCTTCGAGGAGTACGACTTTCCGGGTTTGAAAACGGAAGGCGGCATTGCCAGGATGCCTGACGGAAGCGCCGCAGCATGGTTCCTGGACAGCGAGGGAAATATCCTCAGTCTGAACTACATGCCCTAA
- a CDS encoding HNH endonuclease, giving the protein MNGDDRAADRLDPRSRPQRLLDGLVGACKAALAAGILPAAGGLRPQIMAIINYRDLFDRFGTGEHGTYGTYGIEDSHGTTGAQIPDVIGSDTGTAHDAGTAHDAGTAHDAGSAIGTATAASFLFTGPVTASTIRKIACDAGIIPVLLGGEGRILDIGRASRVFPPHVRKAITARDQGCAFPRCTIPAPWCEAHHITYWSRGGSTGTDNGTLLCSHHHHVIHKAQWTIQMRTGIPWFIAPPHLDPRQQPRRNHYFCS; this is encoded by the coding sequence GTGAACGGGGACGACCGGGCTGCTGACCGGCTGGACCCGCGCTCGCGGCCCCAAAGACTCCTCGACGGGCTTGTTGGTGCCTGCAAAGCGGCTCTCGCGGCGGGCATCCTGCCCGCTGCGGGCGGGCTCCGCCCCCAGATCATGGCCATCATCAACTACCGGGATCTTTTCGATCGGTTCGGCACCGGAGAGCATGGCACCTACGGCACGTACGGCATCGAGGACTCCCACGGCACCACCGGCGCCCAGATCCCGGACGTTATTGGCTCCGACACCGGCACCGCTCACGACGCCGGCACCGCTCACGACGCCGGGACCGCTCACGACGCGGGCAGCGCGATCGGAACCGCAACAGCGGCTTCGTTTCTTTTCACCGGGCCGGTCACGGCGTCCACGATCCGGAAAATTGCCTGCGACGCCGGCATCATCCCCGTCCTCCTCGGCGGCGAGGGCCGGATCCTGGATATCGGCCGCGCCTCACGGGTCTTCCCGCCCCACGTCCGCAAAGCCATTACCGCCCGCGACCAGGGCTGCGCCTTTCCGCGCTGCACTATCCCGGCGCCCTGGTGCGAAGCCCACCACATCACCTACTGGTCCCGCGGCGGCAGCACGGGAACTGACAACGGGACCCTGCTGTGTTCGCACCATCACCACGTGATCCATAAGGCGCAGTGGACTATCCAGATGCGTACCGGGATCCCGTGGTTTATCGCGCCCCCACACCTGGACCCTCGCCAACAGCCCCGAAGAAACCACTATTTCTGCAGCTGA
- a CDS encoding DUF222 domain-containing protein, producing MPRSGIAGLPEPAARPEVAAAVATGNIASHAATIITMSLDRVRHTAGPEAVAGMEHALTVTAAENDHDFLARVAKHWADALDQDGGEPSEEVLRQLQGAFVRKPRRGLHHLAIFATTDQYEHLLTVINVATNPRVGRAATPADTAPGSAADDWDRDGERGRPGC from the coding sequence CTGCCCCGGTCGGGCATCGCGGGCCTGCCCGAGCCCGCGGCACGGCCGGAGGTCGCCGCAGCCGTGGCCACCGGGAATATCGCCTCGCACGCCGCGACGATCATCACAATGTCCCTGGACAGGGTCCGGCACACGGCCGGGCCGGAGGCCGTTGCCGGGATGGAACATGCCCTGACCGTGACGGCGGCCGAAAACGACCATGACTTCCTGGCCCGGGTAGCCAAGCACTGGGCCGATGCCCTGGACCAGGACGGCGGCGAACCTTCCGAGGAAGTCCTTCGGCAACTGCAGGGCGCGTTTGTCCGGAAACCCCGGCGCGGGCTTCACCATCTGGCAATCTTCGCCACAACCGATCAATACGAGCACCTTCTCACAGTGATAAATGTCGCCACCAACCCCCGCGTAGGGCGGGCCGCGACACCGGCCGACACGGCCCCCGGCTCAGCGGCCGACGACTGGGACAGGGACGGTGAACGGGGACGACCGGGCTGCTGA